One Micromonospora sp. FIMYZ51 genomic window carries:
- a CDS encoding GTPase: protein MSGLGGRLREALRADGRVDADQLVARLEAVHRFLGIVDGHLPDTPLVPARTLVERAGTRLALSRDHTVVALAGATGSGKSSLFNAMARMQLSPVGVRRPTTGVAHACVWGPLDGGSRLLDWLGVLPRHRFVRESLLDGDDESALHGLILLDLPDFDSVQHSHRLEVDRLLGLVDLVVWVVDPQKYADRVVHRSYLGEFHRHRDVTLVVLNQADRLPPAEVPRVLADLRRLLDADGLAGVPLLATTVADPNGPNGLREALERTVAERQAALRRLSGDVDAVVDALDQMVGAPRSALAPDDPAVGPLNRALSAAAGVPAVVTAVEDAYRHRAASATGWPLIRFWRRLRSDPLRRLHLSGPPGDPAESLVAATSVPEPSVADKSALALALRTVAERAGSGLPSAWPDAVTAAARSRIGDLPDALDRAVAGADLGMDRPRFWWRLVGAAQWLVTLAALAGLGWLVLGYALRALGLPELRHPMVGEVPAPTLLLLGGLLAGLLMAGVARPVSRWAARRAGQRAQARLVESVAAVGDEYVLNPVRAVIAAHADARTVLEVARHR from the coding sequence GGTTGGAGGCGGTGCACCGCTTCCTCGGCATCGTCGACGGTCACCTGCCGGACACCCCGCTGGTACCGGCACGCACCCTGGTCGAGCGGGCCGGGACCCGGCTGGCACTCTCCCGCGACCACACCGTGGTGGCCCTGGCCGGCGCGACCGGCAGCGGCAAGTCGAGCCTGTTCAACGCGATGGCCCGGATGCAGTTGTCGCCCGTCGGGGTACGCCGCCCCACCACCGGCGTGGCGCACGCCTGCGTATGGGGACCGCTGGACGGGGGCAGCCGGCTGCTCGACTGGCTCGGCGTGCTGCCCCGGCACCGGTTCGTCCGGGAGAGCCTGCTGGACGGCGACGACGAGTCCGCGCTGCACGGACTGATCCTGCTCGACCTGCCGGACTTCGACTCGGTGCAGCACTCGCACCGGCTTGAGGTGGACCGGCTGCTCGGCCTGGTGGACCTCGTGGTCTGGGTGGTCGACCCGCAGAAGTACGCCGACCGGGTGGTGCACCGCAGCTATCTCGGGGAGTTCCACCGGCACCGGGACGTCACACTGGTCGTGCTCAACCAGGCCGACCGGCTACCGCCGGCCGAGGTTCCCCGGGTCCTGGCCGACCTGCGCCGGCTGCTCGACGCGGACGGGCTGGCCGGCGTACCGCTGCTGGCCACCACCGTCGCCGACCCGAACGGCCCAAACGGCCTGCGGGAGGCGTTGGAGCGTACCGTCGCCGAGCGGCAGGCCGCGCTCCGCCGGCTCTCCGGTGACGTGGACGCCGTGGTGGACGCGCTGGACCAGATGGTCGGCGCACCCCGCTCGGCGCTCGCCCCGGACGATCCCGCCGTCGGCCCACTGAACCGGGCGCTGAGTGCGGCAGCGGGGGTACCGGCGGTGGTGACCGCGGTCGAAGACGCCTACCGGCACCGGGCCGCGTCGGCCACCGGTTGGCCGCTGATCCGGTTCTGGCGACGGTTGCGTTCCGACCCGCTGCGCCGGCTGCACCTCTCCGGTCCGCCGGGCGACCCGGCGGAGAGCCTGGTCGCCGCGACCTCCGTGCCCGAACCCAGCGTCGCCGACAAGTCCGCGCTGGCACTGGCCCTGCGTACGGTGGCCGAGCGGGCCGGGTCCGGTCTGCCGAGCGCCTGGCCGGACGCGGTGACCGCGGCGGCCCGTTCCCGGATCGGCGACCTGCCGGACGCCCTGGACCGCGCGGTCGCCGGTGCCGATCTGGGCATGGACCGGCCCCGGTTCTGGTGGCGGCTGGTCGGCGCGGCACAGTGGCTGGTGACCCTCGCCGCCCTGGCCGGGCTGGGGTGGCTGGTCCTCGGTTACGCGCTGCGCGCCCTCGGGCTGCCCGAGCTGCGGCATCCGATGGTCGGCGAGGTGCCGGCACCGACCCTGCTGCTGCTCGGCGGGCTGCTGGCCGGGCTGCTGATGGCCGGGGTGGCCCGGCCGGTCTCCCGGTGGGCTGCCCGGCGGGCCGGGCAGCGGGCGCAGGCGCGGTTGGTCGAGTCGGTGGCCGCCGTGGGTGACGAGTACGTCCTCAACCCGGTGCGCGCCGTGATCGCCGCGCACGCCGACGCGCGGACCGTGCTGGAGGTCGCCCGGCACCGGTGA
- a CDS encoding dihydrolipoamide acetyltransferase family protein translates to MSRIKEFNLPDLGEGLTEGEILAWLVKVGDTIELNQPIVEVETAKAAVEIPAKWAGQVQAIFHPEGSTVEVGTPIIAIDTDPGAGPIESSTTDLPTPSAASLAAVEIAPAEGMVEPGMIGGAAPGGRTAVLVGYGPRTTPAKRRPRKNGVPAQATVTPVAPAPPPVAPPPVAPPPVVPAPVVNGNGRAGGPVLAKPPVRKLAKDLGVDLRTLTGSGPLGSITRADVQRAASAPATAEPLTVAAPTTSAASFGADREQRIPVKGVRKLTAENMARSAFTAPHVTEFLTIDVTRAMKALDRLRAQREWRDVRVSPLLLVAKAVLLAVKRHPMINSTWAGDEIVVKEYVNLGIAAATERGLIVPNIKDAGRLTLRELADALTDLVQTAKAGKTSPAAMSGGTLTITNVGVFGVDTGTPILPPGESAILALGAVREQPWVHKGKVKPRMVTTLALSFDHRIIDGELGSKFLRDVGDFLTDPEAALLAWT, encoded by the coding sequence ATGTCCCGGATCAAGGAGTTCAACCTGCCCGACCTGGGCGAAGGGCTGACCGAGGGCGAGATCCTCGCCTGGCTGGTCAAGGTCGGTGACACGATCGAGCTGAACCAGCCGATCGTCGAGGTGGAGACCGCCAAGGCGGCCGTGGAGATCCCGGCCAAGTGGGCCGGCCAGGTCCAGGCGATCTTCCACCCCGAGGGCAGCACGGTCGAGGTCGGCACCCCGATCATCGCGATCGACACCGACCCGGGTGCCGGGCCGATCGAGTCCTCGACCACGGACCTGCCGACCCCCTCGGCGGCCTCGCTGGCCGCCGTCGAGATCGCCCCGGCCGAGGGCATGGTCGAGCCGGGGATGATCGGTGGCGCCGCCCCGGGTGGCCGTACCGCCGTCCTGGTCGGCTACGGACCCCGCACCACCCCGGCCAAGCGCCGTCCCCGTAAGAACGGCGTCCCGGCGCAGGCAACCGTTACGCCGGTCGCACCCGCACCTCCGCCGGTCGCACCTCCGCCGGTCGCACCTCCGCCGGTCGTACCCGCGCCGGTGGTCAACGGCAACGGTCGGGCCGGCGGGCCGGTGCTGGCCAAGCCGCCGGTCCGCAAGCTCGCCAAGGACCTCGGCGTCGACCTGCGCACGCTTACCGGGTCCGGACCGCTGGGCTCGATCACCCGCGCGGACGTACAGCGGGCGGCCTCGGCACCGGCGACGGCCGAGCCGCTTACGGTCGCCGCGCCGACCACCTCCGCCGCGAGCTTCGGCGCGGACCGCGAGCAGCGCATCCCGGTCAAGGGCGTACGCAAGCTCACCGCCGAGAACATGGCCCGCTCGGCGTTCACCGCGCCGCACGTCACCGAGTTCCTGACCATCGACGTGACCCGGGCGATGAAGGCTCTGGATCGACTGCGTGCCCAGCGGGAGTGGCGAGACGTACGGGTCTCGCCGCTGCTGCTGGTGGCCAAGGCGGTGCTGCTGGCGGTCAAGCGGCATCCGATGATCAACTCGACCTGGGCCGGCGACGAGATCGTCGTCAAGGAGTACGTGAACCTGGGCATCGCGGCGGCCACCGAGCGCGGCCTGATCGTGCCGAACATCAAGGACGCCGGCCGGTTGACCCTGCGTGAGCTGGCCGACGCGCTTACCGACCTGGTGCAGACGGCCAAGGCCGGCAAGACCTCGCCGGCCGCCATGTCCGGGGGCACCCTGACCATCACCAACGTCGGGGTGTTCGGAGTGGACACCGGTACGCCGATCCTGCCGCCGGGCGAGTCGGCGATCCTGGCCCTCGGCGCGGTCCGTGAGCAGCCCTGGGTACACAAGGGCAAGGTCAAGCCGCGCATGGTCACCACGCTCGCGCTCTCCTTCGACCACCGGATCATCGACGGTGAGCTGGGCTCGAAGTTCCTGCGTGACGTGGGCGACTTCCTCACCGATCCGGAGGCGGCACTGCTCGCCTGGACCTGA
- the pdhA gene encoding pyruvate dehydrogenase (acetyl-transferring) E1 component subunit alpha: MAKGDPGASTRGRRAAPRSKKATTGDPELVQLLTPAGERIDSVIGPDGTEYRVDFTAEEYRGLYRDLVLVRKLDAEATALQRQGELGLWASLLGQEAAQVGSGRALRTQDMAFPTYREHGVLYCRGIDPIMPLRLFRGVDQGGWNPDEFKFNMYTIVIGAQTLHATGYAMGVAMDGKTGTDDGEAVIAYFGDGATSQGDVNESFVWASVFNAPLVFFCQNNQYAISEPLERQTRVPLYRRAAGFGFPGIRVDGNDVLATYAVTRHALDNARHGQGPTLIEAYTYRMGAHTTSDDPTRYRIASEVEAWQAKDPIARVKTFLEREQIADASFFAEVDEQARREAVDLRERVLALPNPEPSTMFDHVYPNGSPLLDEQRAQFSRYLESFEGSAH, from the coding sequence ATGGCAAAGGGCGACCCCGGGGCCAGCACCCGCGGCCGGCGAGCCGCACCCCGATCCAAGAAGGCCACGACCGGTGACCCGGAACTGGTACAGCTGCTCACCCCCGCGGGTGAGCGGATCGACAGCGTGATCGGCCCGGACGGCACCGAGTACCGCGTTGACTTCACCGCCGAGGAGTACCGCGGCCTCTACCGTGACCTGGTACTCGTCCGGAAGTTGGACGCCGAGGCCACCGCCCTGCAACGGCAGGGCGAACTGGGCCTGTGGGCCAGCCTGCTGGGCCAGGAGGCCGCGCAGGTCGGTTCCGGCCGGGCGCTGCGCACGCAGGACATGGCCTTCCCGACCTACCGCGAACACGGCGTGCTCTACTGCCGTGGCATCGACCCGATCATGCCGCTGCGCCTGTTCCGCGGCGTCGACCAGGGCGGCTGGAACCCGGACGAGTTCAAGTTCAACATGTACACGATCGTGATCGGGGCACAGACCCTGCACGCGACCGGTTACGCCATGGGTGTCGCCATGGACGGCAAGACCGGCACCGACGACGGCGAGGCGGTGATCGCCTACTTCGGTGACGGTGCCACCAGCCAGGGTGACGTCAACGAGTCGTTCGTCTGGGCCAGCGTGTTCAACGCCCCGCTGGTCTTCTTCTGTCAGAACAACCAGTACGCCATCTCCGAGCCGTTGGAGCGGCAGACCCGGGTGCCGCTGTACCGGCGGGCCGCCGGCTTCGGCTTCCCCGGCATCCGGGTGGACGGCAACGACGTGCTGGCCACCTACGCGGTGACCCGACACGCGCTGGACAACGCCCGGCACGGGCAGGGCCCGACCCTGATCGAGGCTTACACCTACCGGATGGGGGCGCACACCACCTCCGACGACCCGACCCGCTACCGCATCGCCAGCGAGGTCGAGGCGTGGCAGGCCAAGGACCCGATCGCCCGGGTGAAGACGTTCCTGGAGCGGGAGCAGATCGCCGACGCGAGCTTCTTCGCCGAGGTCGACGAGCAGGCCCGCCGGGAGGCGGTCGACCTGCGCGAGCGGGTGCTGGCACTGCCGAACCCGGAACCGAGCACGATGTTCGACCACGTCTACCCCAACGGGTCACCGCTGCTCGACGAGCAGCGTGCGCAGTTCAGCCGGTACCTGGAGTCGTTCGAGGGGAGTGCGCACTGA
- a CDS encoding alpha-ketoacid dehydrogenase subunit beta: MATETLTLGKALNVGLRKALEGDPKVVIMGEDVGKLGGVFRITDGLQKDFGDQRVIDTPLAESGIIGTAVGLAIRGYRPICEIQFDGFVYPAYDQIVSQVAKMHYRSGGKLNIPMVIRIPFGGGIGAVEHHSESPEAYFAHTAGLKVVSCANPQDAYVMIQQAIASDDPIVFLEPKRRYWEKGQVDLDAPLADAYPLHAARVVRPGTAATLLAYGPMVRTCLDAATAAAEDGRDLEVIDLRTLSPLDLGVVYESVRRTGRAVVVHEAPSNVGLGAEIAARITEECFYSLESPVLRVTGFDTPYPAARVEEEYLPDLDRVLDAVDRAFGW, from the coding sequence ATGGCCACCGAAACGCTCACCCTCGGCAAGGCGCTAAACGTCGGCCTGCGCAAGGCCCTGGAGGGCGACCCGAAGGTCGTCATCATGGGTGAGGACGTCGGCAAGCTCGGCGGCGTCTTCCGGATCACCGACGGCCTACAGAAGGACTTCGGCGACCAGCGGGTGATCGACACCCCGCTGGCCGAGTCCGGCATCATCGGCACCGCGGTCGGCCTGGCCATCCGGGGCTACCGGCCGATCTGCGAGATCCAGTTCGACGGCTTCGTCTACCCGGCGTACGACCAGATCGTGTCGCAGGTGGCGAAGATGCACTACCGCTCCGGCGGCAAGCTGAACATTCCGATGGTCATCCGGATTCCGTTCGGTGGCGGCATCGGCGCGGTGGAACACCACTCCGAGTCGCCCGAGGCGTACTTCGCCCACACCGCCGGGCTGAAGGTCGTCTCCTGCGCCAACCCGCAGGACGCGTACGTCATGATCCAGCAGGCGATCGCCTCGGACGACCCGATCGTGTTCCTTGAGCCCAAGCGGCGCTACTGGGAGAAGGGGCAGGTGGACCTGGACGCCCCGCTGGCCGACGCGTACCCGCTGCACGCCGCCCGGGTCGTGCGGCCCGGCACGGCCGCCACCCTGCTGGCGTACGGTCCGATGGTCCGCACCTGTCTGGACGCCGCGACCGCCGCCGCCGAGGACGGCCGCGACCTGGAGGTCATCGACCTGCGTACGCTCTCCCCGCTGGACCTCGGCGTGGTGTACGAGTCGGTGCGGCGCACGGGCCGCGCGGTGGTGGTGCACGAGGCACCGTCAAACGTCGGCCTCGGCGCGGAGATCGCGGCGCGGATCACCGAGGAGTGCTTCTACTCCCTGGAGTCACCCGTGCTGCGGGTGACCGGCTTCGACACTCCCTACCCGGCCGCCCGGGTGGAGGAGGAGTACCTGCCCGATCTCGACCGGGTGCTCGACGCTGTCGACCGCGCCTTCGGTTGGTGA